One stretch of Hevea brasiliensis isolate MT/VB/25A 57/8 chromosome 12, ASM3005281v1, whole genome shotgun sequence DNA includes these proteins:
- the LOC110638617 gene encoding 5'-adenylylsulfate reductase-like 4: protein MMGARVWPRRIATFCMTVMILGRLSSAAADPSRVSMCPRESVVDLIFEFLDRSYVVFGSVESPDFVGVTEGDEVSLQKALSMVYKNSHKYVAVLFYASWCPFSRSFRPGFSLLSSLFPSIPHFAIEESSIRPSILSKYGVHGFPTLFLLNSTMRDRYHGSRTLGSLVAFYTDVTGIKTASLNKGSLDKIVRPSNLEKHDRNDQESCPFSWARSPENLFRQETYLALATAFVFVRLIYIFFPTLLVVAQFAWRRHIQNLRLGSLLKHPWAYLNGIIQIFNSLKEPCRKSNLQGAMNARAWASKSLATVSIGDAGTSRGAPITECR from the exons ATGATGGGGGCTAGGGTTTGGCCAAGGCGGATCGCGACTTTCTGCATGACGGTGATGATTTTGGGAAGGCTAAGTTCCGCTGCCGCCGACCCTAGTAGGGTTTCGATGTGTCCTAGAGAGTCCGTCGTAGATTTGATCTTTGAGTTTCTAGATCGAAGCTATGTTGTATTTGGCAGTGTTGAATCTCCTGATTTCGTTGGGGTCACCGAG GGTGATGAGGTTTCATTACAGAAGGCACTGAGTATGGTTTACAAAAACAGTCACAAATATGTAGCTGTGCTATTCTATGCATCATGGTGCCCGTTCTCTAGGAGTTTTAGACCCGGCTTCTCCCTCCTTTCCTCTTTGTTTCCTTCCATTCCCCATTTTGCAATTGAAGAATCATCTATTAGGCCGAG CATACTTTCGAAGTATGGAGTCCATGGATTTCCAACTCTATTCCTCTTAAATTCTACAATGCGTGATCGGTACCATGGCTCTCGGACTTTGGGTTCTCTTGTTGCTTTCTACACCGATGTTACAG GCATCAAGACTGCATCTCTGAACAAAGGATCTCTGGACAAAATTGTGCGCCCATCAAACCTTGAAAAGCATGATAGAAATGACCAGGAAAGCTGCCCATTCTCATGGGCAAGATCACCAGAGAATTTGTTTAGACAGGAGACGTATTTGGCTCTGGCAACTGCATTTGTGTTTGTGAGattgatttatatatttttcCCTACCCTGCTTGTAGTTGCTCAATTTGCTTGGAGAAGGCATATTCAGAACTTGAGATTGGGGAGCTTGTTGAAGCATCCTTGGGCTTATCTGAATGGAATAATACAAATATTCAATTCTCTGAAGGAGCCTTGCAGGAAAAGTAATTTACAAGGAGCGATGAATGCCAGGGCATGGGCTTCCAAGTCCCTTGCTACGGTGTCAATAGGGGATGCAGGCACCAGCAGGGGTGCACCAATAACTGAATGCCGCTGA
- the LOC110638588 gene encoding uncharacterized protein LOC110638588, whose product MANSSQDFSQLNISEEEKDKLVAEVIRYVLFKTHQNSGCPIKRDELTQIVTKNYHQRLLPALVINEAIAKLSSIFGFEMRELQRSRPSSTNQQSVADAKSYVLISQLPADVYRKYIDDVNTAHLTGFTFVVISIVHLAGGKIPEEHLWHHLRRMGLHETDESHPVLGNIKQALETLVQQRYLQKDKVNGPEGNTLVYELAERALDGPVCDSIKEYISQIVKKEVASVEID is encoded by the exons ATGGCGAATTCCAGCCAAGATTTCTCTCAATTGAACATTTctgaagaggaaaaggacaagctTGTAGCGGAAGTGATCCGCTACGTGCTTTTTAAGACGCACCAGAACTCGGGGTGCCCGATCAAGAGGGATGAGCTTACTCAGATAGTGACTAAAAACTACCACCAGCGTTTGCTTCCTGCTTTGGTGATTAATGAGGCCATAGCCAAACTCTCGAGCATTTTTGGGTTTGAGATGAGGGAGCTTCAAAGATCTCGTCCTTCCTCAACGAATCAGCAAA GTGTTGCTGATGCTAAATCCTATGTTCTCATCAGTCAACTGCCTGCTGATGTGTACAGGAAATACATTGATGATGTAAATACAGCTCATCTGACTGGTTTTACATTTGTGGTAATTAGTATCGTGCACCTTGCTGgaggcaaaatcccagagg AACATCTTTGGCATCACTTGAGGCGGATGGGATTACATGAAACTGATGAAAGCCATCCTGTCCTTGGAAACATCAAGCAGGCGTTGGAGACGCTTGTCCAGCAAAG ATATTTGCAGAAAGACAAAGTTAATGGCCCTGAAGGTAATACTTTGGTTTATGAGCTTGCTGAGAGAGCTTTAGATGGCCCAGTTTGTGACAGCATTAAAGAGTACATATCACAG ATTGTGAAAAAGGAAGTTGCCAGTGTGGAAATTGACTGA
- the LOC110638595 gene encoding uncharacterized protein LOC110638595 produces MATATVDSSASNHHLNHLHTESLPLIDLGLLSQSELLSLSLCSSYSSSLHYHQNDDDVATPKIDRSVFNESAGSRKQTFSRLRLAPRNNSQFSSSPLIESPIVSQTLDEENSQIISLLKSLFGANSHSDEKEDNNNNDNDNNLVSIPIQYNQFLGFPSTVNEALQNVPIGIANYDSEEVMKQAIPTSIVDYTTKKRKRGRPRKNESNFYSDSSNPNQVSETENKQRERETIGVDGSVDKEKKKGEMLTMNKNGMKMDLVALGSMEDPYGGELMIRTAGMHTEAELLGFLQGLEGEWVTSRKKKMIVDASVLGNVLPSGWKLMLCIKKKAGFFWIACRRYISPNGQQFMSCKEVSSYLLSSFGLQDASQSNFDHVDGNVHLTDKISSGNAADLTLKADKNGDEKQSSSLNIGIPGQVQTLRKYKCHKCIMVFDEPDDLLQHLLSSHHRTPKRLKQGASMNEEVIMKNGKYECQFCHKPFEEMHRYNGHLGNHIKDYFKRIEASSGFMTIQRSPVPPLLGVHPDVLKIQESIGIAMGAVAVNSDIKINDEISSAVPNYKTKENPTGESYCDKQDIVCSTTNDKGEKMNKVTDVDAVGNNVYPGAVSAISNKENDSVYKSSDEKNVIECTTGRISNLGSQETGSQSCSLAAVGRNQGCANDNDEDQAHIRLMEEHYQERGSDSGLIAPHSEKKTVDGKTIEDRLHSSTVSCMTIDDRVFVGKDKLRTDFGVRCSAQENVSTNSKEQSYEGCLVVTYGGLQRYGSVNNVHGLSTSAVELKHEMDSKGGLTSSDFARVSNNKMYQVSGKTVNKPKLKVVGRSRNDVQTVGFGSNSTLIVEDTKIINDMESSYGSCSAIPSWNEQICFTENNMKGNPSCTRKIHHQEKDSEGSELTLYAHQQCFDSENINVNVSNGTLEVPNHVEVPCSNNSEHSKDIDALEGCVTNIELGRSSNNFSLFPLANGLTFALKDDGVLNDTSKNFMQDRNFESSLGGPSSDVKTHFNENNMNKVSCNTMDWSKHKGFKSQCDGEPLIVFDHGHSEQDVDVVKSTMLESCSKDFTLVNSGNQEKFSMEDNLNGVYSCNLDEKKRASIDSLLCLSSSEQVWSAENNSNRILTGKVQEEPRLQDLNPRRNESVIGSSSHTQTSENVVSGFMWRTDEENDLLGSFADTSSRLVNSSSCFPSYDVMSDKGETEFFGEKFCGISGFEGLRSGSMENMEYNFMNPHSDDSRVFSYDAEIARGLDSSVWLDKEALPLLPKIASRRRVPTLYVCVWCRNEFHYEALESEAQASSLGFTCAACKAKFSGQFNLL; encoded by the exons ATGGCCACCGCCACCGTCGACTCCTCCGCCTCCAACCATCACCTCAACCACCTCCATACAGAATCCCTTCCTCTAATCGATCTTGGCCTTCTCTCCCAGTCTGAACTCCTTTCCCTCTCTCTTTGTTCCTCCTACTCCTCTTCTCTCCACTATCACCAAAACGACGATGACGTTGCTACTCCCAAAATCGATCGTTCCGTCTTCAATGAGTCCGCCGGCAGCCGCAAACAGACCTTTTCCCGCCTCCGATTAGCTCCTCGCAACAACTCTCAGTTCTCTTCCTCCCCTCTAATTGAATCTCCCATTGTCTCCCAAACTCTAGATGAAGAAAATTCTCAAATCATTTCCCTCCTCAAGTCCCTGTTTGGTGCCAATTCTCACTCAGATGAGAAagaggataataataataatgataatgataataacCTAGTTTCTATTCCCATCCAATACAACCAATTCCTAGGTTTTCCTTCCACTGTGAATGAGGCATTGCAAAATGTTCCAATCGGCATTGCTAATTATGACAGCGAAGAGGTGATGAAGCAGGCAATTCCGACTTCAATTGTTGATTATACTACGAAAAAGAGGAAGCGAGGCAGGCCACGAAAAAATGAGAGTAATTTTTATAGTGACAGTAGTAATCCCAACCAGGTGAGTGAGACTGAGAATaagcaaagagagagagagacgatTGGTGTGGATGGAAGCGTGGATAAGGAGAAGAAGAAGGGGGAGATGTTGACGATGAATAAGAATGGAATGAAGATGGACTTGGTGGCACTGGGGAGTATGGAAGATCCATATGGAGGGGAACTGATGATTCGAACAGCGGGAATGCATACAGAGGCAGAGTTATTAGGGTTTTTGCAGGGGCTAGAGGGAGAATGGGTGACTAGCAGAAAGAAGAAGATGATAGTGGACGCAAGTGTGCTCGGCAATGTATTGCCAAGTGGTTGGAAACTCATGCTCTGCATCAAGAAGAAAGCTGGCTTCTTTTGGATTGCTTGTAGAAGATACATAAG CCCTAATGGACAGCAGTTTATGTCCTGCAAGGAAGTTTCATCATATTTACTTTCCTCATTTGGACTTCAAGATGCAAGCCAGTCAAATTTTGATCATGTTGATGGCAACGTTCATTTGACTGACAAAATATCTTCTGGGAAT GCTGCAGATCTTACCCTTAAAGCTGACAAGAATGGGGATGAGAAGCAATCTTCCTCGTTGAACATAGGGATTCCTGGGCAGGTCCAAACACTGAGGAAATATAAATGCCACAAATGCATCATGGTTTTTGATGAGCCGGATGACTTGCTGCAACATCTGCTATCATCCCATCACAGGACTCCAAAGAGGCTTAAACAAGGAGCATCCATGAATGAGGAGGTGATAATGAAAAATGGAAAGTATGAATGTCAATTTTGTCATAAACCTTTTGAAGAAATGCATCGCTATAATGGTCACCTTGGGAACCACATAAAAGATTATTTTAAGAGAATTGAAGCTTCAAGTGGATTCATGACCATCCAAAGGAGCCCTGTCCCTCCATTATTAGGAGTTCATCCTGATGTTTTAAAGATTCAAGAATCAATTGGAATTGCTATGGGTGCTGTTGCAGTGAATTCTGACATTAAAATAAATGATGAAATAAGTTCTGCCGTTCCAAAttataaaacaaaagaaaatccgACTGGTGAATCTTATTGTGATAAGCAGGATATAGTTTGTAGCACGACCAATGATAAAGGAGAGAAGATGAATAAAGTTACTGATGTTGATGCTGTTGGAAATAATGTTTATCCAGGTGCAGTGTCAGCCATTTCCAATAAGGAGAATGATTCCGTTTATAAATCTTCTGATGAAAAAAATGTTATTGAATGCACCACTGGCAGAATCAGTAACTTGGGCAGCCAGGAAACAGGTTCTCAGAGTTGTTCACTTGCTGCTGTTGGAAGGAACCAAGGATGTGCAAATGACAACGATGAGGATCAGGCACACATAAGGTTAATGGAGGAGCATTATCAGGAGAGAGGTTCTGATAGTGGTTTAATTGCCCCACATTCTGAAAAGAAAACAGTTGATGGCAAAACTATCGAGGATAGACTTCATTCTAGCACAGTAAGTTGCATGACAATTGATGACAGGGTTTTTGTTGGAAAAGACAAGCTAAGAACTGATTTTGGCGTGCGTTGCTCAGCACAAGAGAATGTTTCAACCAACAGCAAGGAGCAAAGTTATGAAGGCTGTTTGGTTGTTACATATGGTGGTTTACAAAGATATGGTTCTGTAAATAATGTGCATGGGCTTTCAACTTCTGCAGTGGAGCTGAAACATGAAATGGATTCTAAAGGGGGTTTAACTTCCTCAGATTTTGCACGTGTTTCCAACAATAAGATGTACCAAGTTTCTGGTAAAACAGTGAACAAGCCCAAACTTAAGGTAGTGGGTAGGTCTAGGAATGATGTCCAAACTGTTGGTTTTGGTAGCAATAGCACTTTAATAGTTGAGGATACAAAGATCATCAATGATATGGAGAGTAGTTATGGAAGCTGCTCAGCTATTCCATCATGGAATGAGCAGATTTGTTTTACTGAAAATAATATGAAGGGGAATCCCAGTTGCACAAGAAAGATACACCATCAAGAAAAGGATTCTGAAGGCAGTGAGCTTACTTTATATGCACATCAGCAATGCTTTGATTCTGAAAATATTAATGTTAATGTTTCTAATGGTACATTGGAGGTGCCTAATCATGTCGAAGTCCCATGCTCTAATAACAGTGAGCACAGCAAAGACATTGATGCACTTGAAGGATGTGTAACTAATATTGAGTTGGGAAGAAGTTCCAACAATTTTTCACTTTTTCCATTAGCTAATGGGCTTACATTTGCTTTAAAAGATGATGGAGTCCTGAATGACACATCAAAGAACTTTATGCAGGATAGAAATTTTGAAAGCAGTTTAGGTGGACCATCTTCTGATGTGAAAACACATTTTAATGAGAATAACATGAATAAGGTCTCATGTAACACAATGGACTGGTCCAAGCATAAGGGATTTAAAAGTCAATGTGATGGTGAACCACTTATTGTTTTTGACCATGGTCACAGTGAACAGGATGTGGATGTTGTGAAAAGCACGATGCTAGAAAGCTGTTCAAAGGATTTTACCCTTGTTAATTCTGGGAATCAGGAGAAATTTTCTATGGAAGATAATTTAAATGGTGTTTACAGTTGCAATCTGGATGAGAAGAAAAGGGCTTCTATAGACAGCTTACTTTGTCTTTCTAGCAGTGAGCAAGTTTGGAGTGCTGAAAATAATTCGAATAGGATTTTGACAGGCAAAGTTCAAGAGGAGCCCAGGTTGCAGGACTTAAATCCTAGGAGGAATGAATCAGTGATTGGTTCTAGCAGTCATACCCAAACTAGTGAAAATGTTGTATCTGGGTTTATGTGGAGAACTGATGAAGAAAATGACCTGCTTGGTAGTTTTGCTGATACTTCATCTCGACTTGTTAATTCATCTAGCTGTTTTCCCTCATATGACGTAATGTCAGATAAG GGTGAGACTGAATTCTTTGGTGAGAAGTTTTGTGGTATATCAGGTTTCGAAGGGCTGAGATCAGGCAGCATGGAGAATATGGAATATAATTTTATGAACCCTCATTCAGATGATTCCAGGGTCTTTTCATATGATGCAGAGATCGCTCGAGGTCTTGATTCATCTGTTTGGCTTGATAAGGAAGCTTTGCCTTTGTTACCAAAGATAGCAAGCAGGCGACGTGTGCCTACTTTGTATGTCTGTGTCTGGTGCAGAAATGAGTTTCATTATGAGGCTCTAGAATCTGAAGCACAAGCAAGCTCATTGGGTTTTACTTGTGCAGCCTGCAAGGCCAAGTTCTCTGGCCAGTTCAATTTACTGTAG